In Zingiber officinale cultivar Zhangliang chromosome 3B, Zo_v1.1, whole genome shotgun sequence, a single window of DNA contains:
- the LOC122056064 gene encoding uncharacterized protein LOC122056064 isoform X5: MNKSEDSGSPGWGASLFMQTEDVARTFFSVASAATAGSPRPSAVFSSGDMNVDSHFQKLQRRASRLLKGFSSSPEQKGSYNPEVLTSQKRQWAGFQLRSSDQRAVKEPSKLFESMVVVGLHPNADVQALRKIVLDRNNSDPKRRSLLNYHHQVHSESVIAPQVLFVYPPDKQVPLKYKDLLSFCFPGGVEVHAVERTPSMSELNEIMLGQEQLKQSNQSFVFRLKAADNSTLYGCCVLVEELLQSPSSLVSLLIGDKPCSSPLSRHILTTSRCYCILSRLPFFDLHFGILRSIFIEERLEWLTKGSEMLNLLSTEETSEDGRVLDITYNSPEEEYTDEEGVRQTRDFDSMPEATSMEVCKMLEEEYGAKEGERQTRDFDSASKVTPKEVYNSPDEEYAAEEGLRQARDSDATSEASHKEVTVSKDHDSDPTISIQETAILAAYQESMDLTEIENGDIRQNNLDDSINKSDANKQQMDAIDTVLPLFHCPAYESSESSSSLQGSPCEGINLRRNNDDSDLEEPSSSGQEDLNRHSKILEWAKANCNGSLQIICQYYGLECPARGSTLTFKPLEHLHPLDFHRPGETVLHIAGSTIDIRSGCTSLEMTEVHHSLLAEEEATALSVWTVATLCGCLGLDRILVMLAGALLEKQIVVVCSNLGVLSASVLSVVPLIRPYQWHSLLMPVLPNDILDFLDAPVPYIVGIKNKTTDIQSKLTSVILVDADKNQVILDAPTATEERTFLITKSLPCKACW; encoded by the exons ATGAATAAGAGTGAAGATTCTGGTAGCCCAGGATGGGGCGCTTCACTATTCATGCAAACTGAAGATGTCGCTAGAACGTTCTTTTCTGTTGCTTCAGCTGCAACTGCTGGGTCACCACGCCCCTCTGCAGTTTTCTCATCTGGAGACATGAATGTTGACAGTCACTTTCAGAAATTGCAACGCCGTGCCTCAAGATTGTTGAAGGGTTTTTCATCTTCTCCAGAACAGAAGGGATCTTACAATCCTGAAGTCCTTACAAGTCAGAAACGTCAATGGGCTGGATTTCAGTTACGATCTTCG GATCAACGAGCTGTGAAGGAGCCATCAAAATTATTTGAGAGCATGGTTGTTGTTGGACTTCATCCTAATGCTGATGTTCAAGCCCTTCGAAAGATTGTTTTAGATAGAAATAATAGTGATCCAAAGAGAAGAAGCTTACTAAACTACCACCATCAAGTTCACTCTGAATCAGTTATTGCACCACAG GTTCTGTTTGTCTATCCTCCAGATAAACAAGTGCCTTTAAAGTATAAGGATCTTCTTTCATTCTGCTTTCCTGGAGGTGTCGAG GTGCATGCTGTGGAAAGAACTCCTTCGATGAGTGAGCTGAATGAAATAATGCTGGGGCAG GAACAACTTAAGCAAAGTAACCAGTCATTTGTTTTCCGTTTAAAG GCTGCTGATAATTCAACATTATATGGATGCTGCGTTTTGGTTGAAGAACTTCTACAAAGCCCTTCAAGTTTGGTTTCGTTGCTTATAGGGGACAAACCATGTTCATCACCATTAAGCCGTCATATATTGACTACATCACGCTGTTACTGCATCTTATCAAGGCTTCCATTTTTTGATCTGCATTTTGGTATACTGAGAAG TATCTTTATTGAAGAAAGGTTGGAATGGCTTACAAAAGGCTCTGAAATGCTAAATCTGCTGTCTACAGAAGAAACGTCCGAGGATGGAAGGGTGCTTGATATCACTTATAACTCACCAGAGGAAGAGTATACTGACGAGGAAGGTGTAAGGCAAACGAGAGATTTTGATTCAATGCCTGAAGCTACTTCTATGGAAGTTTGTAAAATGCTAGAGGAAGAGTATGGTGCTAAGGAAGGAGAAAGGCAGACAAGAGATTTTGATTCAGCTTCTAAAGTTACTCCTAAGGAAGTTTATAACTCACCTGATGAAGAGTATGCTGCCGAGGAAGGATTAAGGCAAGCAAGAGATTCTGATGCAACTTCAGAAGCTTCTCATAAGGAAGTAACTGTCAGCAAGGATCATGATTCAGACCCAACAATTTCTATCCAAGAAACTGCAATTTTGGCAGCTTACCAAGAATCAATGGACCTTACTGAAATAGAAAATGGAGACATTAGACAAAACAATCTTGACGACTCTATTAAtaaaagtgatgcaaacaagcagCAGATGGATGCAATAGATACTGTTTTGCCACTTTTCCATTGTCCTGCTTATGAAAGTTCTGAATCCTCCAGCAG TTTACAGGGATCTCCATGCGAAGGTATAAATCTGAGGAGAAATAATGATGATTCAGATCTGGAAGAACCATCTTCTTCTGGTCAAGAAGATCTAAATCGCCACAGTAAAATTCTTGAATGGGCCAAG GCAAACTGCAATGGATCCTTACAGATTATTTGTCAGTATTATGGTCTAGAATGTCCTGCTAGAGGATCAACACTAACATTTAAGCCTCTAGAGCACTTACATCCGTTGGATTTTCATAGGCCTGGTGAAACAGTTCTTCATATTGCTGGCTCCACTATTGATATAAGATCTGGATGTACAAGCTTAGAAATGACTGAG GTGCATCATTCTCTTTTAGCAGAAGAGGAGGCGACTGCTCTATCTGTATGGAcagttgcaacattatgtgggTGTTTAGGACTTGACCGT ATATTGGTGATGCTTGCTGGAGCACTCCTGGAAAAGCAAATAGTTGTTGTTTGCTCGAATTTG GGAGTCTTATCAGCTTCAGTATTATCAGTTGTCCCATTAATACGTCCTTATCAGTGGCATAGCCTACTAATGCCA GTTTTGCCAAATGACATACTGGACTTTCTTGACGCGCCTGTTCCATACATT GTAGGCATAAAAAACAAAACTACTGATATACAATCAAAGTTGACAAGTGTTATTCTTGTTGACGCGGACAAGAACCAG GTCATCCTGGATGCCCCAACTGCCACAGAAGAAAGAACTTTTCTCATCACTAAGTCCTTACCATGCAAAGCTTGTTGGTGA
- the LOC122056064 gene encoding uncharacterized protein LOC122056064 isoform X4 — MGWISDQRAVKEPSKLFESMVVVGLHPNADVQALRKIVLDRNNSDPKRRSLLNYHHQVHSESVIAPQVLFVYPPDKQVPLKYKDLLSFCFPGGVEVHAVERTPSMSELNEIMLGQEQLKQSNQSFVFRLKAADNSTLYGCCVLVEELLQSPSSLVSLLIGDKPCSSPLSRHILTTSRCYCILSRLPFFDLHFGILRSIFIEERLEWLTKGSEMLNLLSTEETSEDGRVLDITYNSPEEEYTDEEGVRQTRDFDSMPEATSMEVCKMLEEEYGAKEGERQTRDFDSASKVTPKEVYNSPDEEYAAEEGLRQARDSDATSEASHKEVTVSKDHDSDPTISIQETAILAAYQESMDLTEIENGDIRQNNLDDSINKSDANKQQMDAIDTVLPLFHCPAYESSESSSSLQGSPCEGINLRRNNDDSDLEEPSSSGQEDLNRHSKILEWAKANCNGSLQIICQYYGLECPARGSTLTFKPLEHLHPLDFHRPGETVLHIAGSTIDIRSGCTSLEMTEVHHSLLAEEEATALSVWTVATLCGCLGLDRILVMLAGALLEKQIVVVCSNLGVLSASVLSVVPLIRPYQWHSLLMPVLPNDILDFLDAPVPYIVGIKNKTTDIQSKLTSVILVDADKNQVRSSWMPQLPQKKELFSSLSPYHAKLVGESYLARRRPVYECTDVQIEAAKGFLAVIRSYLDSFCSNLRSHTITNVQSNNDKVCSLNLTMCSSPMLLFHCIPTMFFSMTMISVIVLKSEALTRSPKDSCEPPFEVETNAVTKKIIYIIL, encoded by the exons ATGGGCTGGATTTCA GATCAACGAGCTGTGAAGGAGCCATCAAAATTATTTGAGAGCATGGTTGTTGTTGGACTTCATCCTAATGCTGATGTTCAAGCCCTTCGAAAGATTGTTTTAGATAGAAATAATAGTGATCCAAAGAGAAGAAGCTTACTAAACTACCACCATCAAGTTCACTCTGAATCAGTTATTGCACCACAG GTTCTGTTTGTCTATCCTCCAGATAAACAAGTGCCTTTAAAGTATAAGGATCTTCTTTCATTCTGCTTTCCTGGAGGTGTCGAG GTGCATGCTGTGGAAAGAACTCCTTCGATGAGTGAGCTGAATGAAATAATGCTGGGGCAG GAACAACTTAAGCAAAGTAACCAGTCATTTGTTTTCCGTTTAAAG GCTGCTGATAATTCAACATTATATGGATGCTGCGTTTTGGTTGAAGAACTTCTACAAAGCCCTTCAAGTTTGGTTTCGTTGCTTATAGGGGACAAACCATGTTCATCACCATTAAGCCGTCATATATTGACTACATCACGCTGTTACTGCATCTTATCAAGGCTTCCATTTTTTGATCTGCATTTTGGTATACTGAGAAG TATCTTTATTGAAGAAAGGTTGGAATGGCTTACAAAAGGCTCTGAAATGCTAAATCTGCTGTCTACAGAAGAAACGTCCGAGGATGGAAGGGTGCTTGATATCACTTATAACTCACCAGAGGAAGAGTATACTGACGAGGAAGGTGTAAGGCAAACGAGAGATTTTGATTCAATGCCTGAAGCTACTTCTATGGAAGTTTGTAAAATGCTAGAGGAAGAGTATGGTGCTAAGGAAGGAGAAAGGCAGACAAGAGATTTTGATTCAGCTTCTAAAGTTACTCCTAAGGAAGTTTATAACTCACCTGATGAAGAGTATGCTGCCGAGGAAGGATTAAGGCAAGCAAGAGATTCTGATGCAACTTCAGAAGCTTCTCATAAGGAAGTAACTGTCAGCAAGGATCATGATTCAGACCCAACAATTTCTATCCAAGAAACTGCAATTTTGGCAGCTTACCAAGAATCAATGGACCTTACTGAAATAGAAAATGGAGACATTAGACAAAACAATCTTGACGACTCTATTAAtaaaagtgatgcaaacaagcagCAGATGGATGCAATAGATACTGTTTTGCCACTTTTCCATTGTCCTGCTTATGAAAGTTCTGAATCCTCCAGCAG TTTACAGGGATCTCCATGCGAAGGTATAAATCTGAGGAGAAATAATGATGATTCAGATCTGGAAGAACCATCTTCTTCTGGTCAAGAAGATCTAAATCGCCACAGTAAAATTCTTGAATGGGCCAAG GCAAACTGCAATGGATCCTTACAGATTATTTGTCAGTATTATGGTCTAGAATGTCCTGCTAGAGGATCAACACTAACATTTAAGCCTCTAGAGCACTTACATCCGTTGGATTTTCATAGGCCTGGTGAAACAGTTCTTCATATTGCTGGCTCCACTATTGATATAAGATCTGGATGTACAAGCTTAGAAATGACTGAG GTGCATCATTCTCTTTTAGCAGAAGAGGAGGCGACTGCTCTATCTGTATGGAcagttgcaacattatgtgggTGTTTAGGACTTGACCGT ATATTGGTGATGCTTGCTGGAGCACTCCTGGAAAAGCAAATAGTTGTTGTTTGCTCGAATTTG GGAGTCTTATCAGCTTCAGTATTATCAGTTGTCCCATTAATACGTCCTTATCAGTGGCATAGCCTACTAATGCCA GTTTTGCCAAATGACATACTGGACTTTCTTGACGCGCCTGTTCCATACATT GTAGGCATAAAAAACAAAACTACTGATATACAATCAAAGTTGACAAGTGTTATTCTTGTTGACGCGGACAAGAACCAG GTTAGGTCATCCTGGATGCCCCAACTGCCACAGAAGAAAGAACTTTTCTCATCACTAAGTCCTTACCATGCAAAGCTTGTTGGTGAAAGTTACTTGGCCCGTAGAAGACCTGTGTATGAGTGCACAGATGTCCAG ATTGAAGCTGCTAAAGGTTTCTTGGCAGTTATTAGGTCATATCTTGATTCATTTTGCTCGAACCTACGATCCCACACAATAACAAATGTTCAATCAAACAATGACAAGGTTTGCTCTCTGAATTTGACAATGTGCTCATCTCCAATGTTGTTATTTCATTGTATTCCAACTATGTTTTTTAGTATGACCATGATCTCTGTAATTGTCTTAAAATCAGAAGCCCTGACCAGGTCTCCTAAAGATTCATGTGAACCTCCATTCGAAGTGGAAACAAATGCTGTGACAAAGAAAATCATATACATAATACTATAA